The nucleotide sequence ACGATGGAGGTCAAAATTAGGGCGGACAACGTTCAGATATCATATGGTCAAACGGATGATAATTGTATTGGCCGGTCGGGCGATCAGGCCCCCAATCGAGAGGATAAGGTTCTGGTCTGACCCCACCTTTGACTCGGGGAGGTGTGTCAAACAACCGACGCTCAATGGGGTGTTGTTGGACGCCAAAAGGAGGAGATGATATGTAGAATCCTGGCCAAacagctaccccgctcggctaGCAATAGGACTCGACACAGGCGCAGCGGAGTTCCAGTCGAGTGGACGTGGCATAAGCGCAGCGAAGTTCTGGCCGAGCGGCTAACCCGCTCGTCCTAACAACGGATCCAGGGAGTTAATGTCGCTAACACCAGGCATGGTCGACAagaagatcgtacgacagaagcttccactgtcatatcagagatatgctcggctttttaaggtattgtgtcagagacactttactgacaagttttTTCAAGGAAAACTTCGAGAAGCGTGCTCGCTTGGGGAAACATGCACGCGTGCTAcaggaactctatataaagggggagtcCAAGCATCGGTGGAGGTACACGATATACACTATTTGCGTTACAGTGTTCCTTCTTGTTGCTCCGTCTTCTACATCATCgctagtgactgacttgagcatcggaagaCCAACGTTAGAGACCTcttccctggctcagcactgaTGTCATCTGTTTTGTAGGGCGGAGCGGAGTCTACGGGCGGTTAGCGGGACCTCTACATCCCCAGTTtttcatctcatcgactttcggacaggatcattataTTTAGTAATATTGCCTGAGTTATAGACCAAAAAGAAAAGGTTGAGCTGCTTTACTTTAGCTAACCCAAAAAATCAGTTGTCCTTTGCTTGAGAATTTTCATTTTATTGtctaatagatttttgtttatcaATGTCTCGCTTATGTGCCAAAGAACCTGATTGAATAGGTTTTGCATGTTGGCTATATTAATTAGTAactgtaatttttttattttatatctaGATCCTAAAGAATTACTGAATACTTCATTGATTCTGATGGGAGAGATTGGTGGGAATGACTACAACCATCCATTCTTCCAAGGCAACAAGGCTGATGATATAAGAACCTTCGCTCCTAGTGTGATTAGTGCAATTGGTTCTGCCATCAGTGTGAGTCATTTGCTATTGAACTATCAGTAATCTTTGTGCATCATAATTTTGAGTATAATTGGATGTTTTTACTCTAGCATTATTAACAAGATCTGTTACTGCCTCTGGTTCCTCTATCTTCCTTTTCAGAGCATATATTTGTTGGATTCTTGCTTAAAGAAGACAAAATGAACTAGGTCTCTATATATTCCCTCTTTGGACAGGATTTAATAGAATTTGGGGCAAAGACATTCTTAGTTCCTGGAAATTTTCCAATTGGATGTGTTCCAGCATATCTAGATGTGTTTGAAAGCAATAATGCTGAGGAATATGACTCAGGAACAGGGTGTATTAAGTGGTTGAATGAGTTCTCTGAGTACCACAATCACCTACTTCTGGAAGAGTTGGAACGGCTTCGAAAGCTTCACCCACATGTTACCATCATCTATGCAGATTACTACAGTGCAACTATAAGCTTCTTCCATGCCCCCCAACTTTTTGGTGTGTATTTCTTTTACATTGTTTTTTTGGCAAAGTTCTTATACTAAGTTTAGATTCAAGTTTCTTCCATGTACCCCAACTGAGGTTTACTTGCAATTTTAGTTCAGCAGCCATTACTTTTCATTGTTTAGTTTCAATCTCACCTCAATTACAATGGAGTCAGTTTGTTACCTAATTCATTTAAAGGGGCAGTCCGATACATGAAACTCCCACCATGTGGGGTCCCGAGAAAAGATCCATTCAGTCTTACTCTGCTTTTTGCTAAAGACTGTTTCCAGGATTCTAACCCATGATCTTTTGATCACAAAACAATAACTTTATCGTCATGCGCCAAGGCATCCCTTCTTGTTTACCTAATTAATTTGATTCAGAATAATACTTATCTTTGGTTGTAACATCGGAAAAGAGTTTTTGAAACTTGATAGGCTAATTTACGCCATGCATCCTACTCAGATGACCAGTAAACCCAATGCTTTAGCCAGATCAGTGTAGAAACCAAATTCAACAGCTAATTCTTCCAAAACGACTTCAAATGGAGCACTTATTGTAGTTAATTGCTCTTTTTTTTCCTCGTGGCATCCTACACTATTTTGTTCTGTAATTATAGTTGTAGATAACTAATGAGCACATATCACACACAAACAATGGCATAGATCAGTGAAAGTTGACTTTAAGAATCTCTATCATAGTTGCGATCCAAAAAGAATTGTACTGAGATGCCTGTTATCTTTTATCTATTGCAGGAGTCAATTTGTAACAAACTAGGTGATGAATTATTTGTCCAAATATTTATCCACTTGCTATTCTATTATGTAGTTTGATGGAATCCTGATATAGTGAGGTAATTCTGAGTGCAGGATTTAAGGCAACACTGCATGCATGTTGCGGAAACGATGGCCGATATAATGTCAGCCGAACTGTTCAGTGTGGTCACAAGGAGGCAAAGGTCTGCAGCGATCCATCAGCTTTCATTTCCTGGGATGGAATTCACCTAACTGAGGCAGCTTATGGCACAATAGCAGAGAGTTTATTAGAAGGTCCGCATGCCAATCCTCCATTGTTGGGAGCATGTCCAGCCACTCAACGAAGTGAAACTTATGACTTCTAGCGAATTTGGTCTAGGGATAGTTCATCCAATCCCAAATTCCCTGATGCAAGACTGGTATAAGCTCATTTAATTTCGAAACATCTTTGCGACCTATTTTTGCTGCATTGCCTTGTTGTTGGTAGCTCCATTGATATATTTTTGAGAACTCTTTATTATCTGTATAAAAGAAATTGATGGATATGTGGCAGTCTACTAACAAAAAACCGAGGAGAACTCTTCAGTAATGACAACTTGCTTCATATCTCGACAAGGCGTTGACCAAGGACGCCGAGCTTGCCGCGGCCTCGAGCTCTTTCGTATGGTACAGAATACAAATTGCTT is from Zingiber officinale cultivar Zhangliang chromosome 7B, Zo_v1.1, whole genome shotgun sequence and encodes:
- the LOC122005193 gene encoding GDSL esterase/lipase At1g28590-like, whose protein sequence is MAFVAPPPSPFLAVALLILGGLTTGEGCFSAIFCFGDSITDTGNAVLLGGVGGPGGVSPYGRTFFGRPTGRYTDGRVILDFIAQGFGLPLVRPYLEGGDFRKGANFAVAGATALDLDFFSAKEIDASWTRKSLRVQIEEFKQLLPSLSSDPKELLNTSLILMGEIGGNDYNHPFFQGNKADDIRTFAPSVISAIGSAISDLIEFGAKTFLVPGNFPIGCVPAYLDVFESNNAEEYDSGTGCIKWLNEFSEYHNHLLLEELERLRKLHPHVTIIYADYYSATISFFHAPQLFGFKATLHACCGNDGRYNVSRTVQCGHKEAKVCSDPSAFISWDGIHLTEAAYGTIAESLLEGPHANPPLLGACPATQRSETYDF